The proteins below come from a single Candidatus Babeliales bacterium genomic window:
- the amrB gene encoding AmmeMemoRadiSam system protein B produces the protein MRSILNGIVASFFKKGVLNMREAQYKFVGLVLVCGALLCAFKQMEHSNNIFYAHLQGWYPTNPQSLRNTMQELDKIAEASFGANLSPVRCMIAPHAGYAYSGDVAVAAYRLLKGSVVRRVIVLAPSHRVPFAGIAIPAFELYETPLGSVKIDQAIIKQLKSDPLFVENQHVYRVEHSFEMQLPLIQTYLPQAAVVPLIVGELSLEQIRNVATALIPFIDLTTLVVVSSDFTHYGKKFGYTPVHDFIQQRIMQLDSGALQAIQNYSMESFLSYVSKTGATICGRTPIAILVTLLKQGVFGDVVPQLVAYKTSAEITGQKDESVSYVGMVFVERRAQHVAQKDQLTMYDKRALLACARATLQQLFEKKLPQELSYPIITKQNSKQQGVFVTLYKKGLLRGCIGRTTTQDPIYKSVIAMTRASALEDSRFSPVTAAELPDLTISISVLTDPKPIKSYKDIVIGRDGIIVTQGTQTALFLPHVATEFGWDLPTTLSQLSKKAGLPADAWKKGDVQFEVFEAVDFSEAEFVNGITAKPSLAAQSAGLSDVAQDGRSRKLSA, from the coding sequence GTGCGATCTATTCTTAATGGAATTGTTGCAAGTTTTTTTAAAAAAGGAGTGTTAAATATGCGTGAAGCGCAGTACAAATTTGTAGGTCTTGTGTTGGTATGTGGTGCGTTATTGTGCGCATTTAAGCAGATGGAGCATAGTAATAATATTTTTTATGCTCATCTGCAGGGATGGTATCCAACCAATCCGCAGTCGTTGCGCAATACGATGCAAGAGCTAGATAAGATAGCCGAGGCATCGTTTGGAGCAAATCTATCACCAGTTCGTTGTATGATTGCTCCGCATGCAGGGTACGCATATTCCGGGGATGTGGCTGTAGCGGCATATCGATTGCTTAAAGGATCGGTGGTGCGGCGGGTGATTGTGTTGGCCCCATCGCATCGTGTTCCATTTGCTGGTATTGCGATACCAGCATTTGAGTTATATGAAACGCCGCTGGGTTCAGTAAAGATTGATCAAGCGATCATAAAACAACTGAAATCAGATCCGTTATTTGTGGAAAATCAGCATGTGTATCGCGTGGAGCATTCATTTGAAATGCAGCTGCCACTCATACAAACCTATTTGCCGCAGGCTGCTGTGGTGCCGCTCATTGTCGGAGAGCTTTCTCTGGAACAAATTCGGAACGTTGCAACAGCCCTTATTCCATTTATTGATCTAACTACTTTGGTAGTGGTGAGTTCTGATTTTACCCATTATGGTAAAAAATTTGGATACACACCGGTTCATGATTTTATTCAGCAGCGGATTATGCAGCTTGATTCTGGCGCATTACAGGCGATTCAAAATTATTCTATGGAATCATTTTTATCATATGTTAGCAAAACGGGTGCAACTATTTGCGGGCGCACACCGATTGCCATTTTGGTAACATTGCTCAAGCAGGGAGTTTTTGGTGACGTTGTGCCACAATTAGTTGCCTATAAAACGTCAGCGGAAATAACTGGGCAAAAAGATGAGAGTGTAAGCTACGTGGGTATGGTTTTTGTAGAACGTAGGGCGCAACATGTTGCACAAAAAGATCAATTAACTATGTATGATAAGCGAGCGCTACTTGCCTGCGCGCGTGCAACATTACAGCAGTTGTTTGAAAAAAAATTGCCGCAAGAGTTATCATATCCGATTATCACAAAGCAAAATAGCAAACAACAAGGTGTGTTTGTTACGTTGTACAAAAAGGGATTGTTGCGCGGTTGTATTGGCCGTACTACAACACAGGATCCTATTTATAAATCGGTTATTGCGATGACCCGTGCATCAGCGCTGGAAGATTCACGATTTAGTCCGGTGACCGCAGCAGAACTTCCAGATCTTACCATTTCCATTTCAGTGCTTACCGATCCAAAGCCGATAAAAAGTTATAAAGATATTGTGATTGGCCGAGACGGTATTATTGTAACGCAGGGAACACAGACTGCTTTGTTCTTACCGCACGTGGCAACTGAATTTGGGTGGGATTTGCCTACAACATTATCGCAATTGAGTAAAAAAGCTGGTTTGCCAGCCGATGCATGGAAAAAAGGTGACGTGCAATTCGAAGTTTTTGAAGCTGTTGATTTTAGTGAGGCGGAGTTTGTAAATGGAATTACAGCGAAACCATCCTTGGCGGCGCAGTCCGCCGGCCTGTCCGACGTAGCTCAGGATGGGCGAAGTAGGAAGCTTAGTGCGTAG
- the rsmA gene encoding 16S rRNA (adenine(1518)-N(6)/adenine(1519)-N(6))-dimethyltransferase RsmA: MVYQQNGITVKKRYGQHFLRDQQVIDSIISNGGLTSSSSVFEIGCGDGVLTRAILATDVSRLWVFEIDEQWGDYVRNDLPDTRLTMHIQNILDVDPAIFKEYAPWTLLANLPYQITFPILHLLYNMRSFVKEGVIMVQEEVAQKILKTSGKGYGQPSLFFQRYFEWKKLDKVSPKAFYPAPKVDSRLLYFKPRAVVVPIEQEDEFWKFVKICFKQPRRTLKNNLSQTHYAWESISTETLALRSQQLSMDDFMQLWQQLKS; encoded by the coding sequence GTGGTTTATCAACAAAATGGTATTACAGTAAAAAAGAGATACGGTCAGCATTTTCTTCGTGATCAGCAGGTTATCGATTCGATTATCAGCAACGGAGGATTAACGAGCAGCAGTTCGGTTTTTGAGATTGGCTGTGGTGATGGCGTGTTGACGCGAGCGATTTTAGCAACCGATGTGTCGCGCTTATGGGTGTTTGAAATTGATGAGCAGTGGGGGGATTATGTACGTAATGATCTGCCAGATACCCGTTTGACTATGCATATACAAAATATCTTAGATGTTGATCCTGCTATTTTTAAAGAATATGCTCCTTGGACATTACTTGCTAACTTACCCTATCAAATTACGTTTCCTATTTTGCATCTTTTATATAATATGCGCAGCTTTGTAAAAGAAGGCGTTATTATGGTGCAAGAAGAGGTGGCGCAAAAAATTTTAAAAACATCTGGAAAAGGATATGGACAACCGTCACTCTTTTTCCAGCGTTATTTTGAATGGAAAAAGTTGGATAAAGTGTCACCAAAGGCATTTTATCCAGCACCAAAGGTTGATTCTCGGTTATTGTATTTTAAGCCGCGAGCAGTGGTTGTACCAATCGAGCAAGAAGATGAGTTTTGGAAGTTTGTAAAAATATGTTTTAAGCAACCAAGGCGTACGCTTAAAAATAATTTGTCGCAAACTCATTATGCATGGGAATCTATATCGACTGAAACGTTAGCGTTACGATCTCAACAGTTATCGATGGATGATTTTATGCAGTTGTGGCAGCAGCTGAAATCGTAG